TCCGCCGCGGCGGACGAATGGCCTCTCCCTCGGGGAGAGGAGGAAGGCAGTCCCCTCACCCATCCCGACAAAACACAGCGGGGGCCGCTCATCTGAGCGGCCCCCGCCTTTTTCGTCAGGTTTGTGCGGAAAGGGCTATTCGATCGAGAATGCGGCCTGGACGGTCATGCGGATCTCGAGCTGGCCCACGTTGATCGGGGTGCTGGCGCCGGACTCCATCGCCGCCTTGTAGTACGTGTCCTGCATGACGGGGCTTCCGCCGCCGGTCTCCGCGATGAAGATCAGGTCGCCGACGCCCACGCCCGTAAGGGTCGCGAAGTGCTCGGCCTTGGCCATGGCGACCTTGACGGCCTGCTCGCGGAGCTGCTTCACGAAGGGCTTGGTATCGTCTACCGTGAAGTTGATGCCGTTGATGCGCGTAACGTCTCCGCCGGCCTTCGAGACCTCGTCGATAATCGTGCCCGCGTTGTTGACATTGCGGACCTTAATCAGGGCCGAGTTGTTCACCGTGTACCCGACGAGGGTCTGTTTGTTGTACTGGTAGCCGTTCTCAATAACTATCGGGTACTCATAGCGCGGGTAGATGTTGAAGTACTGGGTCTGGATGTCCCGCTCGGCTATGCCGTTGGCCTTGAGGGCGTTGATGATGTTCGTCATCGCGGTCGCGGCCTTCTCGCGCGCCTCGGTTACCGTCAGGCCCATCGCCTCGACGCCCACGTTGATAAGCGCAAGGTCAGGCGTCATCTTGATGGTGCCTTCGCCGGTCACCCAGATGCCGGTCTGGTTGCTGCTGGATACCTGGTTTTGATTCACGCTCGTTGTTCCCGGCACGGGCGCCCCGATGCTGGATGGCGCTGCCGCCGTCGTGTTCGTGTTGGATGCCGCGTCGGTCTTCACCGTCGCCTCGCTGGTCGCGCAAGCGATTCCAGCCAGCGCAATGGCAGACATCCCGATGCCCGCCAGGATAGCCTTCATTTTGAACATACCCCTTCTCCTTTATACGTCGATGTCACATTGGTGTCCAGTGGACTAGGTCGAATGAACCGGTCACTGATAGAGACGACTGGCGACGTCGTTTTGTTCCATCGATTTTTGGGGAATTTGAAAGGGCCTCGAAATCGAGGCCCTTTTTGCGGTTACTGCTGCGGGGGTCGAGGCTACGCCTCTATCTCAACGATCATTTCGACTTCGACCGGGATATCGAAGGGCAGGCTGTTCATGCCCACGGCGGACCTGGCGTGGCGGCCCTTGTCGCCGAAGATCTCCACCATAAGGTCGGAGCAGCCGTTAATCACGGACGGGTGCTGGTTGAGCGAGTCGACAGAGTTGACCATGCCCAGCACCTTGACGACGCGCTTCACCTTGTCCAGCGTGCCCAGCTCGGCCTGCATCCTGGCGAGGAGGTTGATGCCGCAGAGTCGCGCTGCCTCGTACCCCTGCTCAACGGTAAGGTCCTTGCCGACTTTGCCCTTGGGCGCCGTGCCGTCCGCACGCTTGGCCGGTCCAACGCCGGACATGTAGAGCATGTTGCCGGTGCGGACGCACGGCACGTAGTTCGCGGACGGGCCCTGCGCGCTCGGCAGGGTGATGTTTAGCTGCTTTAGCCTGTCTTCAATCTTTCCCATTGCGGTCTCCTGATGGTTGATGCTTGCTCCGGTGGATTCTATCCCATTTGGCCGGCTTTGTGTACCTGAGTCCCAGCTAGGCAAATGCGAGCAGCCTCGCGGGAGTCTTGACGATGATCTGCTCAATCGCCTCGTCCGATATCCCCTTCTTCCGCATTCTCGGCACCATGTTCTCCAGGACGTAGCCGTAACCGTGCCCGCCGTACTTCACGAGGCGGTGCTTGGAGTAGATGTCGTGAGCAGTGACAACCCGTGTGCCGTGTCCCTTATCGACCAGCAGTTTGATGAAGCCGATGCGTTGCGCGTCGTTGAGCATATCGAAGTTCGCCAGCGTGTAGTTGGATACCTCAACGCCGAACAGATCATATTCGACTGTGCAGCCCATGTCCGCGAGCTCAAGTAGCGCTTTTGCGCTGGAGATCGTGCGGTCCATGTGGCTTATGATGACGCGCGGGACGTCCGCGCCGGATTCCTTGAGGATGCGAACGATCTCGTGGGGGGCGTACTCGTTTCGGCCGGGGTGGATCAGGACCGGCGCGCCGGTTGCCTGCTGGGCCTGCGCCGCGGCGATCACTACCTTGCGCTCGTTCGCCGTTAGAGGCCACGAGCAGCCTATCTCGCCGATGATGCCCGCCTTGATCCCCGTATCGCCGACTCCCTCCTGGACCTCTACCACTAGCTGCTTCGCCAGATCGTCGACCGACTTCGCAGTCATGTCCCTGGGGTGCACCATGTCTACATAGTAGCCCGCGCCCATGATCACGTTTATGCCGGCCATCCGGGAGATGCGCGCCAGCGCACGGGGGTCGCGGCCGATGCCGATGGTGGTGGCGTCGACGATCGTCTTGCCGCCGGCGCGCTTGAAGAGCAGCGCCTCGGCAACAGCGGTATTCTCGTCGTCCAGCATAAGGTTGTCCAGATTGCTGAACGGGTCGTAGCGTATACGGCCTAGTATCTCCATTGTTACCGGGAGTCTGGCGAATCGCTGCTCCGACGCCTCGGAAGGATGCTTGTGCATGCAAACGTAGTCGATGAGCAGGTGCTCGTGGGTGGAAGTGGGGCCGAGGTCCTCCGGCCGCACGGGTCCCAGCACAGTCTGGGCCATGCCGGAGATGACGGACTTGGGCAAAGCGTTCCTCCTGAGTGCGCGAGTGGGTGCGCGAATGGCGGATAGAGGATACATGAGGGGGTATGCCAATGCAAACCTAAGCCTAATACGAACCGCCGTTTTCTTTTGACTCCTCCGTGCAACCCGCGGAATTTCTGGGCCTGATAAGTTCAAGTTATAGGGGCTCTGGCCTAACCACGGCGGGGCCAGATTGTGTGATATCGGCGCAGCCGTAATGGAGTTGCAGATGTGGGGAGGAAGTGGATGGGCAAGTTAAAGCTGGTTGCGGTATTGGCGGCAGTGCTTTCGGTGTTTTTGGCGGCGACGGCGGCCTCGGCAGCTTCGAGCAGCGCGGTGAACCTGACGGCGCCAAGCTCAAGTGTTGTGTACGGCAAGAGCGTTGTCTTCACCGCAAAGCTGTACAAAGGTACGAGACTGATACAGGGAGGCACAATCCAGTTCAGGCTCGGGTCGTGCACCGGCCAGCAGTTGGGGCCTAACAAGACGACGAATGCATCAGGCATTGCTACTTACACCATGGACTCCACCGATTTCAACGTCGGCCTCTATACAATTGCGGCCTGTTACACAGGCAACTTGAATGACTATCTGCCGAGCAGCCGGACGCGCGATATCCGGATCGACAAAAAGACGCTGACGATCTCCGGGTACACAGCGAACGATAATGTGTACAACAGCGGGCGGTCGGCCACCGTGGTAGGGAGCCCGGTGCTCAACGGAATAGTCGGTGATGACGAGGTCGCTATTGTCGTTAACGGCCTGGTGGGCACATTTGACGATAAGAACGTTGGGGTAGACAAACCCGTGCACGTCAAGTACGGCGCCAACGGCCTTGTGCTCGGTGGCGCTCACCAGGGCAATTACAAGCTCGCGCCGCTGACCCTGTACGCCGACATCACCCCGCGGGCGCTGACCGTCACGGGACTTTCAGCGCAGGACAAGCCGTTCGACGGCAATACCGCTGCGGTAATAACCGGCACACCGGTCCTTTCCGGAATCACAGAAGAGGACTCCGGAGAGCGATACGGCAATGAGCCGACGGTCACCCTGTCGGGCACGCCTGTCGGCACATTCGAAAGCGCCAGTGTCGGCGATGGGAAGGCCGTTACAGTTTCCGGCCTGAGCATCGAAGGGCCGGACGCCGGCAACTACGATTTCTCGCTGCCGGTCCTTTTTGCGAATATTGAATTGCCGGTGCCCACAGCGTTTGTGACAGCGAACAACGCTGCCGCGGAGGGCAAGGCGGAGGCCGGCGACACCTTCACGGTCACGATGAATGAGAGCGCCATCGACCTGGGCAGGATCATAAGCGGGTGGACCGGCGCTGAGACGGCCGTTGTGCTGCGGTTCTTCAACAACAACGTCGCGTTTGGCGGGAACGACGGCATCGCGGTCTGCACGGGCAGCGGCATGCCCACATGTGTTGCTGGTGGGACCGGCTCTCAGAACATTCTTGGTACGGTGGACCTGGGCTCGACGGAGTACATAGTGACAAACAACGTGGACGCCCCAGGCACGCTGTCCTGGGACTCGAACACGCAGACGTTCACAGTAACGGTAGGCACTTGCACGTCCCAGTGCACGCGTTTCAGCACCGGCGGCAGCTCCACCGCCACGTTCAAGCCGATAAACGGCGCGACGCAGGCGGGGGGCCTCAGGGACACAGCCGGCAACGGCGCCACGCAGACGGTGAACGAAGTGGGCGTGCACTTCTAGGCCCATAGGCCGTTGAAACAAAGCGGAGGGCCGCTGCCTCTATCTGCAGCGGCCCTCCGCTATTCTCGTTTGTCGCGGCGGCTACTCGCTCCTGGCAATCCGGACAGGGTCTCCGACGGTTATCCTGCCTCCGCGCTCCACGAATGCCAGCATGCCGCGACGGCCGCGGATGGCCTCCTGAAGGCCGTCTTTAAGCTCGTCCATGCGCTCGCACGGCTCGCACTCCATGGTGATCTGGAGGACGGCCTGGTTTCCGAAGGCGATCCGGTCGCCGGGCCGCAGTGAATAGATATCGATGCCGGCGGTGGTTATTTGCTCCCTCACGTCGCCGGGCGCGAGCTCCAGGGCGGAGAGCGTCTCCTCGTCCATGACCAGCACGGAGCGGCGCTGCCGGTCCGCGCGGGCATGGCGGTCGCCTGCCGCGCCTTTGCCGGGGATCAGTGCGGCGACGTCTACAGGCTGCAGCGGCTTGCGGCTGCCTTTATTGAGCCACAGGGCGGACACGCGGCCTTCTGCTGGTTTCGACATGGGGACTGCTCACAATGGGTTTTGCATAAGGTACCTCCTAACGCCGCCTGGGGCAAGGGTGCGTGCTATACTCGCGGTACGAAAGCGCCAGGTCACCGAGGCGAAGAGATGCAGCACTATATTGTCGCCCCCGAAGTGGTGGGGAGGATGTCCCGAGCCGCAATGTCTTTGCTCGGCGTGCTGGGAGACGAGGAGAGGCGCGCGGCCACGTTCGAATTCGCGGACCAGGAACGGCTGAACTGGCACTTTGTCCCGCGCCCTCGGAAGGGGTTTCCGCGAAAACGGATGAGCGACAGGCAGGTTGCGGCGGCGGACGCGCTCATGGAGACGGGGCTTAGCCCGTCCGGCTACAGGAAAGCGAAGGCGATAATTGACCTGGAGGTCATCCTGCGCGAAGCCGAGACGATGGCGAACGAGCTGATCCACGACCGCGACCCGGGGCTGTACTACTACAGCATATTCGGCGATCCCGCCGGGCCGATGCCGTGGGGATGGCGGTTGGAGGGCCACCACGTTTCGCTCAACTACACGGTGTCCGGCGACAGGCTCTCCATTACGCCGGCATTCTTTGGAGCGAATCCCGCGGAGGTGCGCCACGGGGATCACAAGGGCATGCGGATACTGCGGGACGAGGAGGAGATTGCGAGAGGCCTGGCGCGGTCCCTATCCTCAGATCAGGCGGGTCGCGCGATCATAGCGGGCAAGGCGCCACGGGACATTGCGACGCGGGACAGGGCGAAGGTGGACATGGGCGCGCCGGTGGGCCTGCAGGTGGGTGCGATGACGGCTGGCCAGGCTGAGGCGGCGCTTCGACTGGTCAGGCTATATATCGAGAGGCATCCGGCAGTGGCCGGCGAACTGGTGTGGGCCGCGGTTGAGGCCGCCAGCACTGGGGATGTCCATTTCGCGTGGGCAGGCGGCCTGGAGCTGGGGCAAGGGCACTAATACCGGCTGCACGGCCCCCGCCTGTTCATCGAATACGACAACGTGTAGAACGGCGCGAACCACATCCACACCGTGGTGCGGGACACCATCGACGACTTTGGCGTGGACCTGCTGGCAGAGCACCACCGGTCAGGACACGCGCCGGCCTAGGCCTTCGCAGACAGCCGCGCGTCGATGGCTGTGCAGCCGTGGCCCTCGTCGAAAACGAGCAGCGGGTTGATCTCCATCTGGTCGATCTCAGGGAAGTCCTCCACCAGTGCGGAGAACCGTAGTAGGACCTCTTTCAGCTTCTCCACATCCCGCGGCTTGCTGCCGCGCCAACCTGTGAGCAGCGGCAGGCTCTTGAGCTGGCGCAGCATCCAGCGTGGGTCCTTGTCCTTGAGCGGGTGCAGCGAGAATGCCACGTCCTTCACCATCTCCACCTGCACGCCTCCCAGGCCGACCATCACGAGGGGTCCGAAGAGGGCGTCCTGGGTCATGCCCACGATCACCTCCTGGCCTCCGGGGACCATCGGCTGCAGGACAACACCCTCCATCTCACTCGCGCGGCCCATTGCGGTGAGGTTGTTCTCAATCTTCTCGTAGGCCTTTCTGACCTGTGCGGCGTCGGTAAGACCCAGGGCGATGCCTCCGACGTCAGTCTTGTGGACTACCGTGGACGAGCGCACCTTCATCGCGACGGGGTAACCGATCTCGGCGGCGGCGACGACCGCCTCGTCGGGCGAGAATGCGGCACGCGTTTCTACTGCGGGTACGCCGTACATCCGCAGCAAGGACATAACGAGCTCTAGCGGCAGCCAGCCCGTGTCTCCGTGCTTCTCAGCCCACGCATCGAACGCGGCGCGGGCCTGCTGCTTCTCGATGTCTACGAACTTGACGGAGCGGCCGTCCTCTTCCTCCTTGAACATCGTGTAGTTGTAGGCACGCGCGAGCGCCTGGACGGCGTTCTCCGGGAAGACGAAGCTGGGGATATAGCGGTCCGGGCCGACGCGGAGGTCAACTCGGGAGCCTTCGGACATCATGAAGCAGGCGACGACGGTCTTTGAGCTTTCGGCCTTCGATACGGCGTCCCGGACCGCGGCCGCAACCTCCTCGGGGTGTGTGACCAGGGGTGGGATGTAGATGCAAAGCACCGCGTCGATGTCCATATCCTTCATCAGCGTGGACAGCGTCTGGTTGTAGTGCTCCGGCGTGGCGGAGGCGAGCATATCCACGGGGTTGCTCACGCTTGCGGCGGATGGGAGGAACTTCCTGAGCTCTGCCTGGGTTTGCAGGGAGAGCGGTGTGACAGTCAGGCCCCACGTCTCGCAGGCGTCCGCGGCAAGAATGCCCGGGCCGCCGGCGTTGGTCACAATGGCGACACTCTTCCCCCTGGGGAGCGGTTGGTGGGCCAGCACCTGAGCTACGCCGAACATCTCCTCGATTGTATTCACCCGAATTACGCCGGCCTGGCGGAAGAGAGCGTCGACCGCGACATCCGTGGAGGCGAGCGCTCCGGTGTGGGAGCTTGCGGCACGGGCGCCTGCGGCCGTGCGGCCGCCTTTGACCACGATTATGGGCTTCTTCCGCGATATGCGCCGGGAGATACGGCTGAACTTGCGCGGGTTGCCGAAGGTCTCCAGGTACAGCAGGATGATCTCGGTATTTGGATCGTCCTCCCAGAATTCCAGCAGGTCGTTGGAGGAGACGTCCACCCTGTTGCCGACGGAGACGAAGTGAGCCATGCCCAGGTTGAGGGAGCGGGCATAGTCCAGCAGTGCCAGGCCAAGGGCGCCACTCTGCGAGCCCATGCTAACCTTGCCGCCCGGGGGGACTACGGGGGCGAAGGATGCGTTCATGGAGGCGTGCTGGTCGTTGTTCAGCACGCCAAGGCAGTTTGGCCCGATCATGCGGATGCCGTACGAGAGGATTTTCTCCTTCAGCTGCCTCTGGCGCTCCTTGCCTTCTTCCACTTCTCCGAAACCGGCGGAGATGACGATAGCACCCCGCACGCCCTTGGCGGCGCACTGGTCTATGGCGTCCAGCACCTGCGGCGCGGGCACGACGATCACCGCGAGGTCTATCTCTGCCGGCACGTCCTTGATGGTCGGGTAGGCCAGTACGCCTGCGACGGACCGGGATGTGGGGTTGACGGGAAACACCGCGCCGGTGAAGCCGCTCTTGAGCAGGTTTCGAAACAGGGCGCCGCCAACCTTACTGGGCTCCCTGGACGCGCCGATGACTGCGATGTTGCGGGGGTAGAGTATGCTCCGGATGCCGGCCGATCGGGCCACGTGCTCCCGGTAGGCGTGCCGGATCTCGTACTCCTCGCGGTGCATGATATCTATCGTTACGGTCGCGGTGCCCTCGGACTGGGTCTTAGACGTGCGGAAA
This SAR202 cluster bacterium DNA region includes the following protein-coding sequences:
- a CDS encoding RidA family protein, with the translated sequence MGKIEDRLKQLNITLPSAQGPSANYVPCVRTGNMLYMSGVGPAKRADGTAPKGKVGKDLTVEQGYEAARLCGINLLARMQAELGTLDKVKRVVKVLGMVNSVDSLNQHPSVINGCSDLMVEIFGDKGRHARSAVGMNSLPFDIPVEVEMIVEIEA
- a CDS encoding DUF3500 domain-containing protein, with product MAVACRAFAGDQCGDVYRLQRLAAAFIEPQGGHAAFCWFRHGDCSQWVLHKVPPNAAWGKGACYTRGTKAPGHRGEEMQHYIVAPEVVGRMSRAAMSLLGVLGDEERRAATFEFADQERLNWHFVPRPRKGFPRKRMSDRQVAAADALMETGLSPSGYRKAKAIIDLEVILREAETMANELIHDRDPGLYYYSIFGDPAGPMPWGWRLEGHHVSLNYTVSGDRLSITPAFFGANPAEVRHGDHKGMRILRDEEEIARGLARSLSSDQAGRAIIAGKAPRDIATRDRAKVDMGAPVGLQVGAMTAGQAEAALRLVRLYIERHPAVAGELVWAAVEAASTGDVHFAWAGGLELGQGH
- a CDS encoding Ig-like domain repeat protein, which gives rise to MGKLKLVAVLAAVLSVFLAATAASAASSSAVNLTAPSSSVVYGKSVVFTAKLYKGTRLIQGGTIQFRLGSCTGQQLGPNKTTNASGIATYTMDSTDFNVGLYTIAACYTGNLNDYLPSSRTRDIRIDKKTLTISGYTANDNVYNSGRSATVVGSPVLNGIVGDDEVAIVVNGLVGTFDDKNVGVDKPVHVKYGANGLVLGGAHQGNYKLAPLTLYADITPRALTVTGLSAQDKPFDGNTAAVITGTPVLSGITEEDSGERYGNEPTVTLSGTPVGTFESASVGDGKAVTVSGLSIEGPDAGNYDFSLPVLFANIELPVPTAFVTANNAAAEGKAEAGDTFTVTMNESAIDLGRIISGWTGAETAVVLRFFNNNVAFGGNDGIAVCTGSGMPTCVAGGTGSQNILGTVDLGSTEYIVTNNVDAPGTLSWDSNTQTFTVTVGTCTSQCTRFSTGGSSTATFKPINGATQAGGLRDTAGNGATQTVNEVGVHF
- a CDS encoding DUF541 domain-containing protein codes for the protein MFKMKAILAGIGMSAIALAGIACATSEATVKTDAASNTNTTAAAPSSIGAPVPGTTSVNQNQVSSSNQTGIWVTGEGTIKMTPDLALINVGVEAMGLTVTEAREKAATAMTNIINALKANGIAERDIQTQYFNIYPRYEYPIVIENGYQYNKQTLVGYTVNNSALIKVRNVNNAGTIIDEVSKAGGDVTRINGINFTVDDTKPFVKQLREQAVKVAMAKAEHFATLTGVGVGDLIFIAETGGGSPVMQDTYYKAAMESGASTPINVGQLEIRMTVQAAFSIE
- a CDS encoding GNAT family N-acetyltransferase, whose protein sequence is MPRSKPLPHDLPTPAVILRDGRSIRLRPIRPDDKKRMEELFYRLSPRTRYLRFQYAKNYISGEELKYYTEVTPPDRFAYVATIGEEDKERIIAVGRWDMVPKTRRAEVAFVVEDQIQLGGIGTALLETLANAAVIYGIEQFVAQTLVENSAMTDVFEKSGFRTSKTQSEGTATVTIDIMHREEYEIRHAYREHVARSAGIRSILYPRNIAVIGASREPSKVGGALFRNLLKSGFTGAVFPVNPTSRSVAGVLAYPTIKDVPAEIDLAVIVVPAPQVLDAIDQCAAKGVRGAIVISAGFGEVEEGKERQRQLKEKILSYGIRMIGPNCLGVLNNDQHASMNASFAPVVPPGGKVSMGSQSGALGLALLDYARSLNLGMAHFVSVGNRVDVSSNDLLEFWEDDPNTEIILLYLETFGNPRKFSRISRRISRKKPIIVVKGGRTAAGARAASSHTGALASTDVAVDALFRQAGVIRVNTIEEMFGVAQVLAHQPLPRGKSVAIVTNAGGPGILAADACETWGLTVTPLSLQTQAELRKFLPSAASVSNPVDMLASATPEHYNQTLSTLMKDMDIDAVLCIYIPPLVTHPEEVAAAVRDAVSKAESSKTVVACFMMSEGSRVDLRVGPDRYIPSFVFPENAVQALARAYNYTMFKEEEDGRSVKFVDIEKQQARAAFDAWAEKHGDTGWLPLELVMSLLRMYGVPAVETRAAFSPDEAVVAAAEIGYPVAMKVRSSTVVHKTDVGGIALGLTDAAQVRKAYEKIENNLTAMGRASEMEGVVLQPMVPGGQEVIVGMTQDALFGPLVMVGLGGVQVEMVKDVAFSLHPLKDKDPRWMLRQLKSLPLLTGWRGSKPRDVEKLKEVLLRFSALVEDFPEIDQMEINPLLVFDEGHGCTAIDARLSAKA
- a CDS encoding aryldialkylphosphatase, which codes for MYPLSAIRAPTRALRRNALPKSVISGMAQTVLGPVRPEDLGPTSTHEHLLIDYVCMHKHPSEASEQRFARLPVTMEILGRIRYDPFSNLDNLMLDDENTAVAEALLFKRAGGKTIVDATTIGIGRDPRALARISRMAGINVIMGAGYYVDMVHPRDMTAKSVDDLAKQLVVEVQEGVGDTGIKAGIIGEIGCSWPLTANERKVVIAAAQAQQATGAPVLIHPGRNEYAPHEIVRILKESGADVPRVIISHMDRTISSAKALLELADMGCTVEYDLFGVEVSNYTLANFDMLNDAQRIGFIKLLVDKGHGTRVVTAHDIYSKHRLVKYGGHGYGYVLENMVPRMRKKGISDEAIEQIIVKTPARLLAFA
- a CDS encoding MOSC domain-containing protein; protein product: MSKPAEGRVSALWLNKGSRKPLQPVDVAALIPGKGAAGDRHARADRQRRSVLVMDEETLSALELAPGDVREQITTAGIDIYSLRPGDRIAFGNQAVLQITMECEPCERMDELKDGLQEAIRGRRGMLAFVERGGRITVGDPVRIARSE